Proteins from one Pongo abelii isolate AG06213 chromosome 19, NHGRI_mPonAbe1-v2.0_pri, whole genome shotgun sequence genomic window:
- the KRT39 gene encoding keratin, type I cytoskeletal 39 has product MDTKGCTTTNSPSTPCQNCSRITNASIISSNNRCHPGGLKVNNCQPAGHVLRTPWDQGCQPTPCFCRKPIYLMNNFNTRSSLDDCSWYGEGINSNEKETMQILNEHLANYLEKVRMLERENAELESKIQEESNKELPVLCPDYLSYYTTIEELQQKILCTKAENSRLVSQIDNTKLTADDLRAKYEAEVSLRQLVEADANGLKQILNVLTLGKTDLEAQVQSLKEELLCLKNNHKEEINSLQCQLGERLDIEVTAAPSVDLNQVLQEMRCQYESIMETNRKDVEQWFNTQIEELNQQVVTSSQQQQCCQKEIIELRRTVNTLEVELQAQHRMRDSQECILTETEARYTALLTQIQSLIDNLEAQLAEIRCALERQNQEYEILLDVKSRLECEITTYCSLLESLDGKCPCYPCATKCEPSPWASCKSGAIESKAPACTSSSPCSLKEHCSACGPLSRILVKICTITKEIKDGKVISSYEHVQPCFIIRPAKV; this is encoded by the exons ATGGACACCAAGGGCTGTACAACAACCAATTCTCCTTCAACCCcatgtcaaaactgctctaggatTACAAATGCTAGTATCATCTCCTCTAACAACCGCTGCCATCCTGGTGGCCTTAAAGTCAACAACTGTCAACCAGCTGGCCACGTTCTCAGAACTCCCTGGGACCAGGGCTGCCAACCCACTCCTTGCTTTTGTCGCAAGCCCATCTACCTAATGAACAACTTCAACACCCGTTCCTCTCTGGATGACTGCAGCTGGTATGGTGAAGGCATCAACAGTAACGAGAAGGAGACCATGCAAATCTTGAATGAGCACCTTGCTAACTACCTGGAAAAGGTGCGAATGCTAGAACGAGAGAATGCTGAACTGGAATCTAAAATCCAGGAAGAGAGTAACAAAGAGCTCCCTGTTCTATGTCCTGATTACCTGTCTTACTACACTACCATTGAGGAGCTCCAGCAGAAG ATCTTGTGTACCAAGGCTGAGAATTCCAGACTGGTCTCGCAAATTGACAACACCAAACTGACTGCAGATGACTTGAGAGCCAA GTATGAAGCTGAGGTGTCTCTACGCCAGCTGGTAGAGGCAGATGCCAATGGCCTCAAGCAGATCCTGAATGTGCTGACCCTGGGCAAGACTGACCTAGAGGCACAAGTCCAGTCTCTGAAAGAGGAGCTCCTTTGCCTCAAGAACAACCACAAAGAG gaAATCAATTCTTTACAGTGTCAGCTTGGGGAGAGACTTGACATTGAAGTGACTGCTGCCCCTTCTGTTGACCTAAACCAGGTTCTACAAGAAATGAGATGTCAATATGAGTCCATCATGGAGACAAACCGCAAAGATGTGGAACAGTGGTTCAACACGCAG ATAGAGGAGCTGAATCAACAAGTGGTGACCAGCTCTCAACAGCAGCAATGCTGCCAAAAGGAGATCATAGAACTGAGACGCACTGTGAACACTCTGGAGGTTGAACTGCAGGCCCAGCATCGAATG AGAGATTCCCAAGAGTGCATCCTAACGGAGACAGAGGCTCGCTACACGGCCTTGCTGACCCAGATCCAGAGTCTGATCGATAACCTGGAGGCTCAGCTGGCAGAGATCCGGTGTGCCCTGGAAAGACAGAACCAAGAATATGAGATCCTGCTGGACGTCAAGTCCCGGCTGGAGTGTGAGATTACCACATACTGCAGCCTTCTGGAGAGCTTGGATGGCAA gTGTCCCTGTTACCCGTGTGCCACCAAATGTGAGCCTTCCCCTTGGGCATCTTGTAAGTCCGGAGCCATAGAAAGCAAGGCCCCAGCTTGCACATCCTCATCCCCCTGCAGCTTAAAGGAGCACTGCAGTGCCTGTGGACCCCTGTCCCGGATACTGGTTAAAATTTGCACCATCACCAAGGAGATTAAGGATGGGAAGGTCATTTCCTCTTACGAGCATGTGCAGCCTTGTTTCATCATCAGACCTGCCAAAGTCTAA